In one Streptomyces sp. T12 genomic region, the following are encoded:
- a CDS encoding CU044_2847 family protein, with protein sequence MADLDAPSLVRIETVETDGHGSRQISNRTRRSAPLAERADEVREAIQQATVLAQDSLAQVPERHGWAVRSVQVTFGLTLAAEAGVILSKASAEASLEVTLTVERADGAP encoded by the coding sequence ATGGCTGATCTCGACGCTCCTTCGCTCGTACGGATCGAGACAGTCGAGACCGATGGGCACGGCTCGCGTCAGATCAGCAACAGGACGCGCCGCTCGGCCCCGCTCGCCGAGCGCGCCGACGAGGTGCGGGAGGCCATCCAGCAGGCGACGGTCCTCGCCCAGGACTCTCTGGCCCAGGTGCCCGAGCGGCACGGCTGGGCGGTGCGGAGCGTACAAGTCACCTTCGGGCTGACGCTCGCTGCCGAGGCGGGCGTCATCCTCTCAAAGGCTTCGGCGGAGGCGTCTCTCGAGGTGACGCTCACGGTGGAGCGGGCCGACGGTGCGCCATGA